A DNA window from Ostrea edulis chromosome 5, xbOstEdul1.1, whole genome shotgun sequence contains the following coding sequences:
- the LOC130054493 gene encoding uncharacterized protein LOC130054493 gives MAYRASQHESTGYTPNMLMMGREAATPLDIAYDMPSSWKEVPRNEWVWVLLDRMERAHALVRQHSEGAILRQKHYHDMKMSYERFKKGDEVYVYFPQRKAGCSSKLTSFWRGPFLVLSIVSEVLYKVNCGRNGKEQVVHCDRMKVSKPQVLRGEVLEPNYSSEKMDERTDVDQVHDDLESSYKNVEVTVELVGGGRERRDRRPPIWLKDYIQD, from the coding sequence ATGGCATATAGAGCATCTCAGCACGAGTCCACAGGGTATACCCCAAATATGCTTATGATGGGCAGAGAAGCAGCCACACCATTGGACATAGCATATGATATGCCTTCGTCCTGGAAAGAAGTTCCAAGAAATGAATGGGTCTGGGTGCTTCTCGATCGAATGGAGCGTGCACATGCAttagtgagacaacattcagaaGGGGCAATTCTTCGTCAGAAACATTATCATGACATGAAAATGTCGTATGAACGATTCAAGAAAGGCGATGAAGTCTATGTATATTTTCCCCAAAGAAAGGCTGGATGCTCATCAAAACTAACCTCATTTTGGCGAGGTCCATTCCTGGTCTTGTCCATAGTCTCAGAAGTTCTGTATAAAGTAAACTGCGGTCGCAATGGGAAAGAACAAGTAGTTCATTGTGATCGAATGAAAGTCAGCAAACCTCAGGTATTGAGAGGAGAAGTTCTAGAACCCAATTACTCCTCTGAAAAGATGGATGAAAGGACTGATGTTGATCAAGTTCATGATGACCTCGAGTCAAGTTACAAAAATGTCGAAGTTACGGTTGAACTGGTTGGAGGTGGCAGAGAAAGACGAGATAGACGTCCTCCAATATGGTTGAAAGATTATATTCAAGACTAG
- the LOC125667397 gene encoding uncharacterized protein LOC125667397 — protein sequence MANTKVTARKSKEICPVCFHEVDGKEIWIEHVMKCTRNLLVCEKCHVSFKKKEYFLKHMKMKHPDVGPSEETDKDAPSISTMRKDSTDYDSEWDEDPEIQLGDDPAERSIESLPSTSDLVVGRMVRKRTAPSPVHTSRKVMNRTEVRSVSTGVSIGTQTEGRMMIHQYTQTEGTKKRMKEVTITKYLENGRSIKKITESEVCFDI from the coding sequence ATGGCAAATACCAAGGTTACAGCTCGAAAGTCTAAAGAAATATGTCCTGTATGTTTTCATGAAGTCGACGGGAAGGAAATCTGGATCGAACATGTTATGAAGTGTACACGGAACTTGTTGGTGTGTGAGAAATGCCATGTGTCTTTCAAGAAGAAGGAATATTTCCTGAAACACATGAAGATGAAGCATCCTGATGTGGGTCCATCTGAAGAAACAGATAAAGACGCACCTAGTATCAGTACAATGCGAAAAGATTCCACAGATTATGATAGTGAATGGGATGAAGATCCAGAAATCCAGTTGGGAGATGATCCCGCAGAACGGAGCATCGAATCTCTTCCCAGCACTAGTGACCTGGTTGTTGGGCGTATGGTGAGGAAACGAACGGCACCTAGCCCTGTGCACACATCAAGAAAGGTGATGAACAGAACAGAAGTTCGATCTGTTTCAACAGGGGTGTCCATCGGAACTCAGACAGAAGGTCGTATGATGATACATCAGTACACCCAGACTGAAGGTACCAAGAAAAGGATGAAGGAGGTTACTATCACAAAGTATCTTGAAAATGGACGAAGCATAAAGAAAATCACCGAGAGTGAAGTGTGTTTTGACATATAA